A genomic region of Desulfomonile tiedjei contains the following coding sequences:
- a CDS encoding methyltransferase domain-containing protein: MDPRIESKAEVISLPIGRFEVRMRVPAEQEEHGLRLSCWWGITSASVALSRHIAALDSLAGHKAIELGCGLGLVGITAELSGARVLFTDYVPEALHFAEENCRLNRLREDETDFRLLDWEGPDDVGQFDLILGSEIVYDYFFHGSLIKLIDRILASNGRLILADRKRLVVSRFLGRLIGKGFDCIETETVIRLDGFPDREISIFEITRSRPG; encoded by the coding sequence TTGGACCCTAGGATCGAATCCAAGGCCGAAGTCATTTCTCTTCCAATAGGAAGGTTCGAGGTTCGCATGCGCGTTCCGGCCGAACAAGAGGAGCACGGCCTGCGGCTATCTTGCTGGTGGGGAATAACCTCTGCGTCAGTGGCCCTATCTCGGCACATCGCCGCACTGGACAGCTTGGCCGGCCACAAGGCCATCGAATTGGGATGCGGTCTGGGCCTGGTGGGGATAACCGCCGAGTTGTCGGGCGCCCGGGTCCTATTTACGGATTACGTTCCCGAAGCCCTTCATTTTGCCGAGGAAAACTGCCGACTGAACCGTCTTAGAGAAGATGAAACCGATTTTCGCCTCCTGGACTGGGAAGGACCCGATGATGTCGGCCAGTTTGACCTGATCCTTGGTTCGGAGATTGTCTATGATTATTTCTTTCATGGCTCTCTGATCAAGCTCATTGACCGGATTCTAGCCTCTAACGGACGCTTGATCCTTGCCGACAGAAAGAGACTGGTTGTCAGCCGGTTCTTGGGGCGTCTGATAGGCAAGGGATTTGATTGCATTGAAACTGAAACGGTCATCCGGTTGGACGGGTTCCCCGACAGGGAAATCAGCATCTTCGAAATAACGCGCAGCAGGCCCGGTTGA
- the ispE gene encoding 4-(cytidine 5'-diphospho)-2-C-methyl-D-erythritol kinase, with protein MKALRVRSPAKVNLHLKVLGRRPDGYHDIETLFQAIDLEDELIIEAGQGSSVLEVPGHADLETASNLVMRAIGWIESETGRSISVKIRLSKKIPVAGGLGGGSSNAAATLMGLRDLFDLPLSDERLAVGALSIGADVPFFLKGGTAIGEGIGERLTQVAVPSDYSMILVNPGFSVSTALVYGGFSGTLTANAGKGKLRNVLREWPGWESILHNDLQPVAAGLHPEIAAIRKALRDAGLNKALMSGSGPTVFGLGEPEELKQVATRLSATWNCILARPLDRGILVD; from the coding sequence ATGAAGGCGCTGAGGGTCAGATCGCCGGCCAAGGTTAATCTTCATCTGAAAGTACTTGGCCGACGACCTGACGGATATCATGACATCGAAACGCTCTTTCAGGCAATCGATCTGGAAGATGAGCTGATTATCGAGGCCGGTCAGGGCAGCAGTGTCCTCGAAGTCCCTGGTCATGCGGATTTGGAGACTGCGAGCAACCTCGTAATGCGTGCCATCGGCTGGATTGAGAGCGAAACAGGGAGAAGCATTTCGGTCAAAATCCGATTGAGCAAGAAAATACCGGTGGCTGGAGGCCTGGGCGGTGGCAGCTCGAACGCAGCAGCGACCCTCATGGGACTAAGGGATCTGTTCGATTTGCCTCTCTCTGATGAACGCCTCGCGGTGGGAGCTTTGAGCATCGGTGCCGATGTTCCTTTCTTCCTGAAAGGAGGCACCGCGATTGGAGAGGGAATAGGGGAGCGCTTAACCCAAGTGGCTGTGCCAAGCGACTATAGCATGATTCTGGTCAATCCGGGCTTTTCTGTCTCCACTGCTCTGGTTTACGGTGGGTTTTCCGGAACCTTGACAGCCAATGCCGGCAAAGGTAAATTACGAAATGTGCTCAGGGAATGGCCTGGGTGGGAAAGCATATTACACAACGACCTTCAACCCGTGGCAGCGGGCCTGCATCCCGAGATCGCGGCAATTCGTAAGGCCCTGAGGGATGCCGGGCTGAACAAGGCCCTCATGAGCGGAAGCGGTCCCACTGTGTTCGGTTTGGGCGAGCCCGAGGAATTGAAACAGGTTGCAACGCGGCTTTCCGCGACTTGGAACTGTATATTGGCTCGGCCCTTGGATCGAGGCATATTAGTCGATTAG
- a CDS encoding site-2 protease family protein gives MDTNYILAVLQKLALIAPGFLLAITVHEFTHGYVAYRLGDPTAKMAGRLTFNPISHLDLFGTLVLVLTQMIGWAKPVPVDPRYLQNPRKDMIWISLGGPAANMITATLLAVLLHILVGVWGGPRSGPGGAFFLRPLFLILAYGVQINVVLAIFNLIPVPPLDGSSILAGLLPRAQAYEYEKLQPYGFIILMLLIFTGVINYVIMPPIEFVTRLLLSGLG, from the coding sequence ATGGACACAAACTACATATTAGCTGTTTTGCAGAAACTTGCTCTGATTGCTCCAGGGTTCCTTCTCGCGATAACCGTTCACGAGTTCACCCACGGGTACGTGGCGTACAGGCTGGGTGATCCGACAGCAAAGATGGCCGGAAGGCTGACCTTCAACCCGATCAGTCATTTGGACCTCTTTGGAACGCTCGTTCTGGTGCTCACGCAGATGATAGGGTGGGCCAAGCCTGTTCCGGTTGATCCGCGTTATCTCCAAAACCCCAGAAAAGACATGATCTGGATTAGCTTGGGCGGTCCCGCGGCCAATATGATCACCGCCACGCTGCTGGCCGTGCTGCTCCACATCCTCGTGGGAGTCTGGGGAGGGCCTCGAAGCGGCCCAGGCGGAGCGTTTTTTCTCCGGCCGCTCTTCCTCATCCTGGCTTACGGCGTACAGATTAATGTGGTCCTGGCCATATTCAACCTCATACCGGTTCCCCCGCTGGACGGATCCAGCATACTTGCCGGACTGCTCCCGCGGGCCCAGGCGTATGAATATGAGAAGCTTCAACCATACGGATTCATCATTCTGATGCTCTTGATCTTCACCGGCGTGATCAACTACGTGATCATGCCTCCTATCGAGTTCGTGACGAGGCTGTTGCTTTCCGGCCTGGGTTGA